One region of Salvia miltiorrhiza cultivar Shanhuang (shh) chromosome 3, IMPLAD_Smil_shh, whole genome shotgun sequence genomic DNA includes:
- the LOC131017532 gene encoding putative late blight resistance protein homolog R1B-16 translates to MAEKKQKEDPLILLERQMRDAVYMVEDTIDTCSINAITNKSIHKNVRLDKEVKSIREDRIKPLLDKFATLDFKSGVVQDSLADSKGRDTPIRQNKVVGFDKEEDTITGYLKEKTDKLDVISIVGMPGLGKTTLARKIYQSNEIGYHFPIRIWVNISQVFDSRDVFLQILKKFFPSRDTSSLNLNDLAQTVRACLKKEKFLLVLDDVWSVVAWNQIKEVLPVDNAEGKVLITTRETDVAEKSRVYKAPDNLKFLQYEVFGLEDCPPELRTVRSTAASEWETMSQRIREVVELSYQRLPDDLRECFVFLAVFPEDYEIPAKMLCGLWISEGFVLPRNGRSLEESAEDNMNDLICRNLLKAEKRNHMGKVKTCRVHDMVRAFCIKISKDENLCHEIKTSKTGALEAPVSEIKDSHRLCFRSGLSKFLEENPCGPHIRSFLCFYERPVKLEPQYVTVIPDGFKKLRILESRCIIFNQFPAKITKLIHLRYLTLYIETLKIIPEPITQLRNLQSFVVETKTRSITMKANIWNMVRLRYLETRAAIVLDSKWSGDAGQNLHTLNRLSPESCTEAVSKKLKNLKTLGISGKVATVFENKFLENLHHLEKLKLVNSVAYEQTSEDKLHSLLPQNRFPPYLKRLTLTNTFLGWQHMSALAMIKSLEALKLKDNAFVGLLWNLGLDSFPNLQLLLIFYTDLVLWEASTDSFPKLRILVVKNCENLKEIPECLGTHLEKLEIERVRFSAVQSAKKIEEAKKGEPKGKFEVPFNLIVGPACDTE, encoded by the exons ATGGCGGAGAAGAAGCAAAAGGAAGATCCGTTGATTTTACTGGAGAGGCAGATGAGGGATGCGGTTTACATGGTGGAGGACACCATAGACACATGCTCGATCAACGCTATCACCAACAAATCCATCCACAAGAATGTCAGACTCGACAAGGAGGTGAAATCTATTAGAGAAGACAGAATCAAACCATTGCTTGATAAGTTTGCTACACTTGATTTCAAATCTGGAGTCGTCCAGGATTCATTGGCCGATTCAAAAGGCCGG GATACACCAATCAGGCAAAACAAAGTAGTAGGATTTGACAAGGAGGAAGATACCATTACTGGCTATCTGAAGGAAAAAACAGATAAGCTCGACGTTATCTCCATCGTGGGCATGCCTGGACTGGGGAAGACTACATTGGCACGGAAGATTTATCAGAGCAATGAAATCGGTTATCATTTCCCCATTCGTATTTGGGTTAACATCTCTCAAGTGTTCGACAGCAGGGATGTGTTCCTCCAAATCCTGAAAAAATTCTTCCCCAGCCGAGACACGTCCAGCCTCAACTTGAACGACTTGGCTCAAACAGTTCGTGCATGtttaaaaaaagagaaattcTTGTTAGTCTTGGATGACGTGTGGAGTGTAGTTGCATGGAACCAGATCAAGGAGGTGCTGCCAGTAGACAATGCGGAGGGTAAAGTCCTCATCACCACCCGAGAAACAGACGTAGCAGAGAAATCTAGGGTTTACAAAGCTCCCGACAATCTGAAGTTCCTACAATATGAAGTGTTTGGTTTGGAAGACTGCCCGCCAGAATTGCGCACCGTTCGATCTACAGCTGCGAGTGAATGGGAGACGATGTCGCAGCGCATAAGAGAAGTTGTAGAGTTGAGCTACCAAAGGTTGCCTGATGACTTGAGAGAATGTTTTGTTTTCTTGGCTGTATTTCCAGAAGACTATGAGATTCCAGCTAAGATGTTGTGCGGGCTGTGGATCTCAGAAGGATTTGTACTTCCCAGAAATGGAAGAAGCTTGGAGGAAAGCGCTGAAGATAATATGAATGATCTCATTTGCAGGAACTTGTTAAAGGCCGAGAAAAGAAATCACATGGGCAAAGTTAAAACGTGCCGGGTTCATGATATGGTACGTGCATTCTGCATAAAGATATCCAAGGACGAGAATTTATGTCACGAGATTAAAACATCCAAGACAGGCGCACTTGAAGCTCCAGTTTCTGAGATAAAAGACTCTCATCGTCTTTGTTTCCGCTCTGGTCTGTCTAAGTTCCTCGAGGAAAACCCATGTGGACCACACATTCGTTCGTTTTTGTGTTTCTACGAGCGGCCTGTCAAGTTGGAGCCACAATACGTTACAGTTATACCAGACGGCTTCAAAAAGCTTAGGATTCTGGAGTCCAGGTGCATCATATTCAACCAATTTCCAGCAAAGATTACCAAACTAATTCATCTCAGGTACCTCACCCTATATATTGAAACTCTGAAAATTATTCCGGAACCAATCACCCAGCTACGGAACCTACAATCCTTTGTAGTCGAGACCAAAACTCGTTCGATTACAATGAAAGCAAATATCTGGAATATGGTGCGGTTGAGGTATCTAGAGACAAGAGCAGCCATTGTCCTAGACAGTAAATGGAGTGGTGATGCAGGGCAGAACCTTCATACGTTGAATAGGTTGTCACCCGAATCTTGCACGGAGGCCGTCTCCAAAAAGCTTAAAAATCTCAAGACCTTGGGGATTTCTGGCAAAGTGGCCACTGTTTTTGAAAATAAGTTCCTAGAAAATCTACATCATCTAGAAAAGTTGAAGTTGGTGAATAGTGTAGCTTATGAGCAGACATCTGAAGATAAGCTGCACAGTCTCCTTCCACAGAATCGTTTCCCGCCATATCTCAAGAGGCTGACATTAACTAATACATTCCTGGGTTGGCAGCACATGTCCGCTTTGGCAATGATCAAAAGCCTCGAGGCCCTAAAGTTGAAAGACAACGCATTCGTTGGACTGCTGTGGAATCTTGGTCTTGACAGCTTTCCTAATCTCCAACTCTTGCTCATTTTCTACACAGATCTAGTTCTCTGGGAGGCCTCAACCGACTCCTTTCCTAAGCTCAGGATTCTTGTGGTTAAGAACTGTGAAAACCTCAAAGAAATTCCAGAGTGTTTGGGAACACATCTTGAGAAATTGGAAATAGAACGCGTTCGCTTCTCTGCAGTTCAGTCTGCCAAGAAAATCGAAGAAGCAAAGAAGGGAGAACCAAAAGGCAAATTTGAGGTGCCATTCAATCTAATCGTGGGTCCTGCGTGTGATACCGAGTGA